One window from the genome of Artemia franciscana chromosome 12, ASM3288406v1, whole genome shotgun sequence encodes:
- the LOC136034052 gene encoding zinc finger protein OZF-like isoform X2, with translation METAPTLLGITAIKQASSYNDMCHEGRGLPSMPGLARLGLKNEMTSKCQNEMPSHIDICTGKDVAKQHVSHTGKTPFEYDIYKKRFIESGSISRNQITHTSKKPFECDICKKCFKRSSYLSYHQRTHTGGKPFECDMCKKRYVGKSGLLNHKRTHTGEKLFKCDLCKKGFTLSSSLSNHQRTHTREKPLECDKCDKTFHKKTTLLIHQRTHTGEKPFECKICGKTFRRKVDLFIHQRIHSGEKPFECNTCGKAFRQKTNLFVHQRTHTGEKPFECDICKKRFTSSTNLYGHKRTHTGEKPFECDICVKKFYKKVNLYIHKRTHTGDKPFKCDICDKKFIRKADLFTHQRTHTGEKPFECNICKKCFTYCSSLSKHRRTHTGEKPFECNICDKKFSQKGNLSAHQRTHTG, from the coding sequence CGTCTTCTTATAATGACATGTGCCATGAAGGACGTGGATTACCTAGCATGCCAGGTCTTGCAAGATTAggtctaaaaaatgaaatgactTCGAAATGTCAAAATGAGATGCCGAGTCACATAGATATATGTACTGGAAAAGATGTAGCCAAACAGCATGTTTCTCATACTGGAAAAACACCTTTCGAATATGATATATATAAGAAACGTTTTATCGAAAGTGGCAGTATATCTCGTAATCAAATAACTCATACTAGCAAAAAACCCTTTGAATGCGATATATGCAagaaatgttttaaaagaaGTTCCTATTTATCTTATCACCAAAGAACTCATACGGGAGGAAAACCTTTCGAATGTGATATGTGTAAGAAACGTTATGTAGGAAAATCCGGTTTATTAAATCACAAAAGAACTCATACAGGAGAAAAACTCTTCAAATGTGATTTATGTAAGAAAGGTTTTACTTTGAGTTCCAGTTTATCCAATCACCAACGAACTCATACGCGTGAAAAACCTCTTGAATGTGATAAATGTGAtaaaacatttcacaaaaaaacCACCCTGTTAAttcatcaaagaactcatactggagaaaaacccttTGAATGTAAAATATGTGGCAAAACATTCCGCCGAAAAGTCGACCTATTCattcatcaaagaattcatagcggagaaaaaccttttgaatgtaaTACATGTGGCAAAGCATTCCGACAAAAAACCAACCTATTTGttcatcaaagaactcatactggagaaaagcCTTTCGAATGTGATATATGTAAGAAACGTTTTACTTCAAGTACCAATTTATACGGTCACAagagaactcatactggagaaaaaccttttgaatgtgatatatgtgtgaaaaaattctacaaaaaagtCAACCTATATATTCATAAAAGAACTCATACAGGAGACAAACCTTTTAAATGTGATATATGTGACAAAAAATTCATCAGAAAAGCCGACTTATTTACTCATCAAAGAACTcacactggagaaaaacctttcgagtgcaatatttgtaaaaaatgttttacttattgttcttctttgtcTAAACATCgaagaactcatactggagaaaaaccttttgaatgtaaTATATGTGACaaaaaattcagccaaaaaggcAATTTATCTGCTCATCAAAGGACTCATACAGGATAA